A single Bacillota bacterium DNA region contains:
- a CDS encoding LysR family transcriptional regulator, whose amino-acid sequence MPLLLQHLLTFRQVVERHSFTAAAEALHVTQSTVTRQVAALEREFGALLIDRGHAHPHLTEAGQLVYECAVRVSETIEEYRQRVEELRSPHHGQVSVGCVETLVPTTLAELLQLYTGRYPEVRIQVLIAAIRETVDRLLNREIDVALVTTPVNDPRIESYPLFDDPICFVAQPRLARQLPEPLTLRDLPRLALITHKAGSRFRALVDSTMDALGILPRVVMEFDNHEAVRVMTELGLGVGLLPASTVEDALRSGRLVQLQVEGFPELRRTTTLALLRQRRQSAAVRAFVETVLERYRIQPASPPEGRRRTARGEAGTGRAQARPGGRKPAAGATPGEAP is encoded by the coding sequence ATGCCGCTGCTGCTCCAGCACCTTCTCACCTTCCGCCAGGTCGTCGAGCGCCACTCGTTCACCGCAGCAGCCGAGGCGTTGCACGTCACCCAGTCGACCGTCACACGCCAGGTGGCGGCGCTGGAGAGGGAGTTCGGCGCCCTTCTCATCGACCGGGGTCACGCCCACCCCCACCTGACCGAGGCGGGTCAGCTGGTCTACGAGTGCGCGGTCCGCGTCTCGGAGACGATCGAGGAGTACCGCCAGCGGGTGGAGGAGCTGCGCTCGCCCCACCACGGCCAGGTCTCCGTGGGCTGCGTGGAGACGCTGGTCCCCACGACCCTGGCCGAGCTCCTCCAGCTCTACACCGGTCGCTACCCCGAGGTCCGCATCCAGGTCCTGATCGCGGCCATCCGCGAGACCGTCGACCGGCTCCTCAACCGCGAGATCGACGTGGCCCTGGTGACCACGCCGGTCAACGACCCGCGCATCGAGAGCTACCCCCTCTTCGACGACCCCATCTGCTTCGTCGCCCAGCCGCGCCTCGCCCGGCAGCTGCCCGAGCCGCTCACCCTGCGGGATCTGCCGCGGCTGGCCCTGATCACGCACAAGGCCGGCTCCCGCTTCCGCGCCCTGGTGGACAGCACCATGGATGCCCTGGGCATCCTGCCCCGGGTGGTGATGGAGTTCGACAACCACGAGGCGGTGCGGGTGATGACGGAGCTGGGACTGGGGGTGGGCCTGCTTCCTGCCAGCACGGTGGAGGACGCCCTGCGGAGCGGGCGGCTGGTTCAGCTTCAGGTGGAGGGCTTCCCCGAGCTACGCCGGACGACCACCCTCGCCCTCCTCCGCCAGCGGCGGCAGTCGGCCGCGGTCCGCGCCTTCGTCGAGACGGTGCTGGAGCGGTACCGGATCCAGCCTGCCAGCCCCCCGGAGGGGAGGCGGAGGACCGCCCGCGGCGAGGCGGGGACGGGACGGGCGCAGGCCCGGCCGGGGGGGCGGAAACCCGCCGCGGGAGCGACCCCCGGGGAGGCTCCCTGA